A window from Hemicordylus capensis ecotype Gifberg chromosome 2, rHemCap1.1.pri, whole genome shotgun sequence encodes these proteins:
- the LOC128343794 gene encoding HLA class II histocompatibility antigen, DR alpha chain-like has protein sequence METFVELDFFQESFPSEQKSGEFLQGMNGEEFFHVDWDKRQNVWRLPNIPNYFGFDAQGAVGNMDIIKNNMRVLIKRSNCSQTPNAPPTATVFPKNPVEMGDPNVLVCFVDQFFPPLLNITWLKNGEEVSQGVTDTDFFPSADNAFRKFSYLAFVPQHGDVYVCQVDHWGLPQSLAKLWHSKEPSLIPETKENVVCGLGLAMGLLGIMAGTVLFIKARRMNGINQRRGPL, from the exons ATGGAGACGTTTGTGGAGCTGGACTTCTTCCAGGAGAGCTTCCCGTCGGAGCAGAAGTCCGGGGAGTTCCTGCAGGGCATGAATGGGGAGGAGTTCTTCCACGTGGACTGGGACAAGAGGCAGAACGTCTGGAGGCTGCCCAACATCCCCAACTATTTTGGCTTTGATGCGCAGGGCGCTGTGGGCAACATGGACATCATAAAGAACAACATGAGGGTCCTGATCAAGcgcagcaactgcagccagaccCCCAACG CTCCTCCTACAGCAACCGTGTTCCCCAAAAACCCTGTGGAAATGGGGGACCCCAACGTGCTCGTCTGCTTCGTGGACCAGTTCTTTCCCCCACTGCTGAACATCACCTGGCTGAAGAACGGAGAGGAGGTTTCCCAGGGCGTGACGGACACAGACTTCTTCCCCAGCGCGGACAACGCCTTCCGCAAGTTCTCCTACCTGGCCTTTGTTCCGCAGCATGGAGATGTCTACGTCTGCCAGGTGGACCACTGGGGCCTCCCTCAGAGCCTGGCCAAGCTGTGGC ACTCCAAGGAGCCGTCGCTCATCCCAGAGACGAAGGAGAACGTGGTGTGTGGCCTGGGCTTGGCCATGGGCCTCCTGGGCATCATGGCTGGCACTGTCCTTTTCATCAAGGCCAGGAGGATGAACGGCATCAACCAGCGCAGGGGCCCCCTGTGA